From the genome of Desulfuromonas thiophila, one region includes:
- a CDS encoding phage virion morphogenesis protein yields the protein MITVTVNDAAVNRQLQALASKVSDLSPVMAGLSEILLEEVRDNLANEHGPTGPWPRLSPRTVLRRALQHKWPGKMLQVSGALKNTLVPGHGARAAWVSAGTRRYAAIHQFGGQAGRGRRVTIPPRPYLHRFIPAGAGNGTITPTATTGAAPVFLDTDLG from the coding sequence ATGATCACCGTCACCGTAAACGACGCCGCAGTCAACCGCCAGCTGCAGGCCCTGGCCAGCAAGGTTAGCGACCTGTCGCCGGTAATGGCGGGCCTGTCCGAGATACTGCTTGAGGAAGTACGCGATAATCTGGCCAACGAGCACGGCCCAACCGGCCCCTGGCCACGGCTTTCGCCCCGCACCGTGCTGCGGCGAGCGCTGCAGCACAAGTGGCCCGGCAAGATGCTGCAGGTCAGCGGCGCCCTGAAGAACACCCTCGTCCCCGGCCACGGCGCCAGGGCCGCCTGGGTGTCCGCCGGGACACGACGATACGCCGCCATCCACCAGTTCGGCGGCCAGGCCGGTCGCGGCCGCAGGGTGACCATTCCGCCGCGCCCGTACCTGCATCGGTTCATCCCCGCGGGCGCGGGGAACGGGACTATCACCCCGACAGCGACGACTGGAGCGGCGCCGGTTTTCTTGGACACTGATTTGGGGTAA